Proteins from a genomic interval of Quercus robur chromosome 9, dhQueRobu3.1, whole genome shotgun sequence:
- the LOC126699207 gene encoding phosphatidylinositol/phosphatidylcholine transfer protein SFH9 isoform X2, which yields MPEEVAASIEEVERKGKSCCEAETTASEDERRKVRVRSLKKRTKRKVIMNGGGGSGSCSGSRLSISLSQSLRKRGNKVADCRFASISINDVRDSKEEEAVNAFRQTLLAKDLLPPSHDDYHTLLRFLKARKFDMDKTLYMWAEMLNWRKEFGVDSILKDFVYDEYEEVRRWYPHGYHGVDKAGRPVYIERLGKIELSKLMNVTSVDRFLKYHVQGFEKVFSEKFPACSIAAKRHIDSTTTVLDVQGLNWVSFGKVAHDLVMHMQKIDGDNYPETLHQMFIVNAGSGFKLLWNTAKSFLDPRTTSKIHVLGSRFHSKLLEVIDSSQLPDFLGGTCSCPNDGGCLRSDKGPWNDREIVKLVHAGEAMYLRRVKSSSDHDDFSSKVSHGEISAAGSKLLMTTSASGVRQRMPVGHEMSVLEERNSDHASSCNLIEPVGRAVRLEDACLTSDSTNNCQPRRPLKFIPYVTNLVVHIILKILGCIYLVLPWLGRFFAVQRAENHLGNNSKPQNNRKPQLVDLRPQEQHISRSIKEDPLWKRLQQLETTVNDLVSKPTKIPQEKDDMLRESLSRIKSIEYDLQKTKKALLATASKQVELADSLENLKENSLTGANSCWPRNYKCYAPGR from the exons ATGCCAg aGGAAGTGGCGGCGTCGATTGAAGAAGTGGAAAGGAAGGGGAAGAGTTGCTGTGAGGCTGAAACGACAGCGTCTGAGGACGAGAGGCGAAAGGTTCGAGTCAGATCTCTGAAGAAGAGGACGAAGAGGAAGGTTATAATGAATGGCggtggtggtagtggtagtTGTTCCGGTTCTAGGCTTTCGATCTCCCTCTCTCAATCTCTTAGAAAGCGCGGAAACAAGGTCGCCGATTGCCGATTCGCTTCGATTTCGATCAACGACGTTCGTGATTCCAAGGAGGAAGAAGCTGTCAACGCGTTTCGACAGACATTGCTCGCCAAAGATCTCCTCCCACCTTCCCATGATGATTATCACACTTTGCTTAg GTTTCTAAAGGCAAGGAAGTTTGACATGGATAAAACTCTCTATATGTGGGCTGAAATGCTTAACTGGAGGAAAGAATTTGGAGTAGATTCTATTCTAAAG GATTTTGTATATGATGAATATGAAGAAGTTCGGCGTTGGTATCCGCATGGTTACCATGGTGTAGACAAAGCGGGGCGACCTGTTTATATTGAAAGACTTGGTAAAATTGAACTTAGCAAGCTGATGAATGTCACTTCGGTGGACCGGTTTTTAAAGTATCATGTTCAGGGGTTTGAGAAGGTCTTCAGTGAGAAGTTCCCAGCATGTTCCATTGCAGCCAAGAGACACATAGATTCTACAACTACAGTACTGGACGTGCAAGGGCTG aATTGGGTTAGCTTTGGCAAGGTTGCCCATGATCTTGTTATGCACATGCAGAAAATTGATGGCGATAACTATCCTGAG ACATTACATCAGATGTTCATTGTTAATGCTGGTAGTGGGTTCAAACTACTATGGAATACAGCAAAAAGCTTTCTAGACCCAAGGACCACTTCAAAGATACAT GTTTTAGGCAGCAGATTCCATAGTAAGTTGTTGGAGGTTATAGACTCAAG CCAACTACCAGATTTTCTTGGTGGAACTTGCTCATGCCCAAATGATGGTGGGTGTCTTAGATCTGACAAGGGGCCTTGGAATGATCGAGAAATAGTGAAA CTGGTACATGCTGGAGAAGCAATGTATCTAAGAAGAGTTAAAAGTTCCTCTGATCATGATGATTTTTCCTCCAAG gtttCACATGGTGAAATATCTGCTGCTGGGTCAAAATTACTCATGACAACGAGTGCTTCTGGCGTCAGGCAGAGAATGCCAGTTGGTCATGAAATGAGTGTACTTGAA GAAAGGAACAGTGACCATGCATCTAGCTGCAACCTGATTGAACCAGTTGGTAGAGCTGTAAGGCTTGAAGATGCTTGTTTAACAA GTGATTCAACCAACAATTGTCAACCAAGAAGGCCGTTGAAGTTCATTCCCTACGTAACAAATTTAGTGGTTCACATCATACTAAAAATATTAGGATGTATATATCTAGTACTACCTTGGTTGGGGAGATTTTTTGCAGTGCAGCGTGCAGAAAATCATTTAGGTAACAATAGCAAACCCCAAAACAATAGAAAGCCCCAGCTTGTTGATTTAAGACCACAAGAGCAGCACATTTCACGGTCAATCAAAGAGGACCCACTTTGGAAGAGGTTGCAGCAATTAGAAACCACAGTAAATGATCTGGTTAGCAAACCTACAAAAATTCCTCAAGAAAAGGATGATATGCTTCGGGAATCTCTGAGTCGTATCAAATCCATAGAATATGACTTACAGAAGACAAAGAAA GCACTACTTGCAACTGCATCAAAGCAAGTGGAGCTTGCTGACTCACTGGAAAATTTAAAGGAGAACAGCTTAACA GGGGCAAATTCTTGTTGGCCAAGAAATTATAAATGTTATGCCCCAGGAAGAtga
- the LOC126699207 gene encoding phosphatidylinositol/phosphatidylcholine transfer protein SFH9 isoform X1 codes for MPEEVAASIEEVERKGKSCCEAETTASEDERRKVRVRSLKKRTKRKVIMNGGGGSGSCSGSRLSISLSQSLRKRGNKVADCRFASISINDVRDSKEEEAVNAFRQTLLAKDLLPPSHDDYHTLLRFLKARKFDMDKTLYMWAEMLNWRKEFGVDSILKDFVYDEYEEVRRWYPHGYHGVDKAGRPVYIERLGKIELSKLMNVTSVDRFLKYHVQGFEKVFSEKFPACSIAAKRHIDSTTTVLDVQGLNWVSFGKVAHDLVMHMQKIDGDNYPETLHQMFIVNAGSGFKLLWNTAKSFLDPRTTSKIHVLGSRFHSKLLEVIDSSQLPDFLGGTCSCPNDGGCLRSDKGPWNDREIVKLVHAGEAMYLRRVKSSSDHDDFSSKVSHGEISAAGSKLLMTTSASGVRQRMPVGHEMSVLEERNSDHASSCNLIEPVGRAVRLEDACLTSDSTNNCQPRRPLKFIPYVTNLVVHIILKILGCIYLVLPWLGRFFAVQRAENHLGNNSKPQNNRKPQLVDLRPQEQHISRSIKEDPLWKRLQQLETTVNDLVSKPTKIPQEKDDMLRESLSRIKSIEYDLQKTKKALLATASKQVELADSLENLKENSLTQGANSCWPRNYKCYAPGR; via the exons ATGCCAg aGGAAGTGGCGGCGTCGATTGAAGAAGTGGAAAGGAAGGGGAAGAGTTGCTGTGAGGCTGAAACGACAGCGTCTGAGGACGAGAGGCGAAAGGTTCGAGTCAGATCTCTGAAGAAGAGGACGAAGAGGAAGGTTATAATGAATGGCggtggtggtagtggtagtTGTTCCGGTTCTAGGCTTTCGATCTCCCTCTCTCAATCTCTTAGAAAGCGCGGAAACAAGGTCGCCGATTGCCGATTCGCTTCGATTTCGATCAACGACGTTCGTGATTCCAAGGAGGAAGAAGCTGTCAACGCGTTTCGACAGACATTGCTCGCCAAAGATCTCCTCCCACCTTCCCATGATGATTATCACACTTTGCTTAg GTTTCTAAAGGCAAGGAAGTTTGACATGGATAAAACTCTCTATATGTGGGCTGAAATGCTTAACTGGAGGAAAGAATTTGGAGTAGATTCTATTCTAAAG GATTTTGTATATGATGAATATGAAGAAGTTCGGCGTTGGTATCCGCATGGTTACCATGGTGTAGACAAAGCGGGGCGACCTGTTTATATTGAAAGACTTGGTAAAATTGAACTTAGCAAGCTGATGAATGTCACTTCGGTGGACCGGTTTTTAAAGTATCATGTTCAGGGGTTTGAGAAGGTCTTCAGTGAGAAGTTCCCAGCATGTTCCATTGCAGCCAAGAGACACATAGATTCTACAACTACAGTACTGGACGTGCAAGGGCTG aATTGGGTTAGCTTTGGCAAGGTTGCCCATGATCTTGTTATGCACATGCAGAAAATTGATGGCGATAACTATCCTGAG ACATTACATCAGATGTTCATTGTTAATGCTGGTAGTGGGTTCAAACTACTATGGAATACAGCAAAAAGCTTTCTAGACCCAAGGACCACTTCAAAGATACAT GTTTTAGGCAGCAGATTCCATAGTAAGTTGTTGGAGGTTATAGACTCAAG CCAACTACCAGATTTTCTTGGTGGAACTTGCTCATGCCCAAATGATGGTGGGTGTCTTAGATCTGACAAGGGGCCTTGGAATGATCGAGAAATAGTGAAA CTGGTACATGCTGGAGAAGCAATGTATCTAAGAAGAGTTAAAAGTTCCTCTGATCATGATGATTTTTCCTCCAAG gtttCACATGGTGAAATATCTGCTGCTGGGTCAAAATTACTCATGACAACGAGTGCTTCTGGCGTCAGGCAGAGAATGCCAGTTGGTCATGAAATGAGTGTACTTGAA GAAAGGAACAGTGACCATGCATCTAGCTGCAACCTGATTGAACCAGTTGGTAGAGCTGTAAGGCTTGAAGATGCTTGTTTAACAA GTGATTCAACCAACAATTGTCAACCAAGAAGGCCGTTGAAGTTCATTCCCTACGTAACAAATTTAGTGGTTCACATCATACTAAAAATATTAGGATGTATATATCTAGTACTACCTTGGTTGGGGAGATTTTTTGCAGTGCAGCGTGCAGAAAATCATTTAGGTAACAATAGCAAACCCCAAAACAATAGAAAGCCCCAGCTTGTTGATTTAAGACCACAAGAGCAGCACATTTCACGGTCAATCAAAGAGGACCCACTTTGGAAGAGGTTGCAGCAATTAGAAACCACAGTAAATGATCTGGTTAGCAAACCTACAAAAATTCCTCAAGAAAAGGATGATATGCTTCGGGAATCTCTGAGTCGTATCAAATCCATAGAATATGACTTACAGAAGACAAAGAAA GCACTACTTGCAACTGCATCAAAGCAAGTGGAGCTTGCTGACTCACTGGAAAATTTAAAGGAGAACAGCTTAACA CAGGGGGCAAATTCTTGTTGGCCAAGAAATTATAAATGTTATGCCCCAGGAAGAtga
- the LOC126699207 gene encoding phosphatidylinositol/phosphatidylcholine transfer protein SFH9 isoform X3 has translation MPEEVAASIEEVERKGKSCCEAETTASEDERRKVRVRSLKKRTKRKVIMNGGGGSGSCSGSRLSISLSQSLRKRGNKVADCRFASISINDVRDSKEEEAVNAFRQTLLAKDLLPPSHDDYHTLLRFLKARKFDMDKTLYMWAEMLNWRKEFGVDSILKDFVYDEYEEVRRWYPHGYHGVDKAGRPVYIERLGKIELSKLMNVTSVDRFLKYHVQGFEKVFSEKFPACSIAAKRHIDSTTTVLDVQGLNWVSFGKVAHDLVMHMQKIDGDNYPETLHQMFIVNAGSGFKLLWNTAKSFLDPRTTSKIHVLGSRFHSKLLEVIDSSQLPDFLGGTCSCPNDGGCLRSDKGPWNDREIVKLVHAGEAMYLRRVKSSSDHDDFSSKVSHGEISAAGSKLLMTTSASGVRQRMPVGHEMSVLEERNSDHASSCNLIEPVGRAVRLEDACLTSTTCNCIKASGAC, from the exons ATGCCAg aGGAAGTGGCGGCGTCGATTGAAGAAGTGGAAAGGAAGGGGAAGAGTTGCTGTGAGGCTGAAACGACAGCGTCTGAGGACGAGAGGCGAAAGGTTCGAGTCAGATCTCTGAAGAAGAGGACGAAGAGGAAGGTTATAATGAATGGCggtggtggtagtggtagtTGTTCCGGTTCTAGGCTTTCGATCTCCCTCTCTCAATCTCTTAGAAAGCGCGGAAACAAGGTCGCCGATTGCCGATTCGCTTCGATTTCGATCAACGACGTTCGTGATTCCAAGGAGGAAGAAGCTGTCAACGCGTTTCGACAGACATTGCTCGCCAAAGATCTCCTCCCACCTTCCCATGATGATTATCACACTTTGCTTAg GTTTCTAAAGGCAAGGAAGTTTGACATGGATAAAACTCTCTATATGTGGGCTGAAATGCTTAACTGGAGGAAAGAATTTGGAGTAGATTCTATTCTAAAG GATTTTGTATATGATGAATATGAAGAAGTTCGGCGTTGGTATCCGCATGGTTACCATGGTGTAGACAAAGCGGGGCGACCTGTTTATATTGAAAGACTTGGTAAAATTGAACTTAGCAAGCTGATGAATGTCACTTCGGTGGACCGGTTTTTAAAGTATCATGTTCAGGGGTTTGAGAAGGTCTTCAGTGAGAAGTTCCCAGCATGTTCCATTGCAGCCAAGAGACACATAGATTCTACAACTACAGTACTGGACGTGCAAGGGCTG aATTGGGTTAGCTTTGGCAAGGTTGCCCATGATCTTGTTATGCACATGCAGAAAATTGATGGCGATAACTATCCTGAG ACATTACATCAGATGTTCATTGTTAATGCTGGTAGTGGGTTCAAACTACTATGGAATACAGCAAAAAGCTTTCTAGACCCAAGGACCACTTCAAAGATACAT GTTTTAGGCAGCAGATTCCATAGTAAGTTGTTGGAGGTTATAGACTCAAG CCAACTACCAGATTTTCTTGGTGGAACTTGCTCATGCCCAAATGATGGTGGGTGTCTTAGATCTGACAAGGGGCCTTGGAATGATCGAGAAATAGTGAAA CTGGTACATGCTGGAGAAGCAATGTATCTAAGAAGAGTTAAAAGTTCCTCTGATCATGATGATTTTTCCTCCAAG gtttCACATGGTGAAATATCTGCTGCTGGGTCAAAATTACTCATGACAACGAGTGCTTCTGGCGTCAGGCAGAGAATGCCAGTTGGTCATGAAATGAGTGTACTTGAA GAAAGGAACAGTGACCATGCATCTAGCTGCAACCTGATTGAACCAGTTGGTAGAGCTGTAAGGCTTGAAGATGCTTGTTTAACAA GCACTACTTGCAACTGCATCAAAGCAAGTGGAGCTTGCTGA